Proteins from one Peromyscus eremicus chromosome 8a, PerEre_H2_v1, whole genome shotgun sequence genomic window:
- the Krt32 gene encoding keratin, type I cuticular Ha2 has translation MTSSCCVTDTLPASLKSSSRPSSICSSNMGSRPELCLGYVCQPLQCMPSICMPTTYRPANGLSKTYLSSSCQPGNRRPTSCISSSMGTYGLFCEGAFNGNEKETMQVLNDRLANYLEKVRQLERDNAELEGKIQDVYQAQVLTMCPDYQSYFQTIEELQQKVLCTKAENARMIVHIDNAKLAADDFRTKYETELALRQLVEADTNGLRRILDELTLNKADLEAQVESLKEELLCLKRNHEEEVGVLRQQLGDRLNIEVDAAPPVDLTRMLEEMRCQYETMVETNHRDVEEWFNMQMEELNKQVATSSEQLQSYQSDIIDLRRTVNTLEIELQAQHSLRDSLENTLGETEARFTSQLSQMQCMITNVESQLANIRCDLERQNQEYKVLLDVKARLECEIDTYRGLLESEDSKLPCNPCSTSSCQPCAPSPGVSRSVCVPHTVCVPCSPCLQSRY, from the exons ATGACATCTAGCTGCTGCGTCACTGACACCTTACCAGCCTCTCTCAAGAGCTCTTCGCGACCTTCTTCCATCTGTTCCAGTAACATGGGCAGCAGGCCAGAGCTGTGCCTGGGTTATGTCTGCCAGCCCCTGCAGTGCATGCCCTCCATCTGCATGCCTACCACCTACCGGCCAGCCAACGGCCTCTCCAAGACCTACCTGTCCAGCTCCTGCCAACCCGGCAACCGCCGGCCAACCAGTtgtatctccagctccatgggTACCTATGGCCTGTTCTGTGAGGGTGCCTTCAATGGCAATGAGAAGGAGACCATGCAGGTCCTGAATGACCGCCTGGCCAACTACCTGGAGAAGGTGAGGCAGCTGGAGAGGGATAATGCAGAGCTGGAGGGCAAGATCCAAGATGTCTACCAGGCGCAGGTGCTGACCATGTGTCCCGACTACCAGTCCTACTTCCAGACCATCGAGGAGCTccagcagaag GTTCTGTGCACCAAGGCAGAGAACGCCAGGATGATTGTGCACATTGACAATGCCAAGCTGGCTGCGGATGACTTCAGGACCAA GTATGAgacagagctggccctgaggcaGCTGGTAGAAGCAGATACCAATGGCCTGCGCAGGATTCTGGATGAGTTGACCCTGAATAAAGCTGATCTAGAAGCTCAAGTAGAGTCCCTGAAGGAGGAGCTGCTGTGCCTTAAGAGGAACCATGAAGAG GAAGTTGGTGTCCTCCGACAACAGCTCGGGGACCGCCTGAACATTGAGGTAGATGCTGCACCCCCCGTGGACCTGACCAGGATGCTGGAGGAGATGAGATGTCAGTACGAGACCATGGTGGAGACCAACCATAGGGATGTAGAGGAATGGTTCAACATGCAG ATGGAAGAACTTAACAAGCAGGTGGCTACAAGCTCTGAGCAGCTTCAGAGCTACCAGTCAGATATTATTGATTTGAGACGAACGGTCAACACCCTGGAGATTGAACTGCAGGCTCAGCACAGCCTG AGAGATTCTCTGGAAAACACACTGGGGGAGACAGAGGCCCGCTTCACCTCCCAGCTGTCCCAGATGCAATGCATGATCACCAACGTGGAGTCCCAGCTGGCCAACATCCGCTGTGACCTGGAGAGACAGAACCAAGAGTACAAGGTGTTGCTGGATGTCAAGGCCCGACTGGAGTGTGAGATCGACACGTACAGGGGCCTACTGGAGAGTGAGGACAGCAA
- the Krt36 gene encoding keratin, type I cuticular Ha6: MATQICTPTFSTGSARGLCGTAGSFSRMSSIHSMGSCRAPSLVGAVGPVSSFRTGFSGLGGCLPGSYLSSGCHSSGFAGNGGWFCEGSFNGNEKATMQVLNDRLANYLEKVRQLEQDNAQLECRIREWYECQVPYICPDYQSYFKTAEDLQQKILLTKSENARLVLQIDNAKLAADDFRTKYETELSLRQLVEADINGLRRILDELTLCRADLEAQVESLKEELLCLKKNHEEEVNTLRSQLGDRLNVEVDAAPPVDLNKILDDMRCQYETLVENNRRDVEAWFNTQTEELNQQVVSSSEQLQCCQTEIIELRRTVNALEIELQAQHSMRNSLESTLAETEARYGSQLAQMQCLITNVESQLAEIRCDLERQNHEYQVLLDVKARLESEIATYRCLLEGEDCKLPAHPCSTECKPTLRVPYTPSTPCTPAGPCTPASQVSTQIRTITEEIRDGRVVSSREHVVPRAL; encoded by the exons ATGGCCACCCAGATCTGCACCCCGACCTTCTCCACTGGGTCTGCCAGGGGCCTCTGTGGCACCGCAGGCAGCTTCTCTCGGATGTCCTCCATCCATTCCATGGGCTCCTGCAGGGCCCCCAGTTTGGTTGGCGCTGTGGGGCCCGTGTCCTCCTTCAGGACAGGCTTCTCTGGCCTTGGGGGCTGCTTGCCGGGCTCCTATCTGTCCTCTGGGTGCCACTCCTCTGGCTTCGCCGGGAACGGGGGCTGGTTCTGCGAGGGCAGCTTCAATGGCAATGAGAAGGCGACCATGCAGGTCTTGAACGACCGCCTGGCCAACTACCTGGAGAAGGTGCGGCAGCTGGAGCAGGACAATGCGCAACTGGAGTGCCGCATCCGGGAATGGTACGAGTGTCAGGTCCCATACATCTGCCCGGACTACCAGTCCTACTTTAAGACCGCCGAAGACTTGCAGCAGAAG ATCTTGCTGACCAAGTCTGAGAATGCCAGGCTTGTGTTGCAAATTGACAATGCCAAGCTGGCTGCTGATGACTTCCGGACCAA GTATGAGACGGAGCTGTCCCTGAGGCAGCTGGTGGAGGCGGACATCAATGGCCTGCGCCGGATCTTGGATGAGCTGACCCTGTGTAGGGCTGATCTGGAAGCCCAGGTGGAGTCCCTGAAGGAGGAGCTGCTGTGTCTCAAGAAGAACCATGAAGAG GAAGTCAACACACTCCGTTCCCAGCTTGGGGACCGACTGAACGTGGAGGTGGATGCTGCCCCTCCAGTGGATCTCAACAAGATATTGGATGACATGAGATGCCAGTATGAGACCCTGGTGGAGAATAACCGCAGAGATGTAGAGGCTTGGTTCAACACTCAG ACTGAGGAGCTGAACCAGCAGGTGGTGTCCAGCTCTGAGCAGCTGCAGTGCTGCCAGACAGAGATCATCGAGCTGAGACGCACAGTCAATGCCCTGGAGATCGAGCTGCAGGCCCAGCACAGCATG CGGAATTCTCTGGAATCTACCCTGGCTGAGACAGAGGCCCGCTATGGCTCCCAGCTGGCTCAGATGCAGTGTCTGATCACCAACGTGGAGTCCCAGCTGGCTGAGATTCGCTGTGACCTGGAGCGGCAGAACCATGAGTATCAGGTGTTACTGGACGTCAAGGCCCGGCTGGAGTCAGAGATTGCCACCTACCGCTGTTTGCTGGAGGGCGAAGACTGCAA GCTTCCTGCCCACCCTTGTTCCACGGAATGCAAGCCTACCTTAAGAGTTCCTTACACCCCCTCTACACCCTGCACCCCGGCCGGACCCTGTACCCCAGCTTCTCAGGTCAGCACCCAGATCCGTACCATCACCGAGGAGATCAGAGATGGAAGAGTTGTCTCCTCCAGGGAGCACGTGGTGCCCCGCGCACTGTGA
- the Krt35 gene encoding keratin, type I cuticular Ha5, producing MASKCLKASFSSGSLKSPGKAGGGSTRMTTMYSSSSCKLPSLSRGARSFSVCSAGLGRNSYRVSSCLPALCLPMGGFATSYSTSGGWFGEGILTGNEKETMQVLNDRLASYLEKVRQLEKENASLESRIREWCEQQVPYMCPDYQSYFRTMEELQKKTLCSKAENARLVVQIDNAKLAADDFRTKYETEVSLRQLVEADINGLRRILDDLTLCKADLEAQVESLKEELLCLKKNHEEEVNSLRCQLGDRLNVEVDAAPPVDLNRVLDEMRCQYETLVENNRRDAEDWYDTQTEELNQQVVSSSEQLQSCQADIIDLRRTVNSLEIELQAQQSMRDALDSTLVETEARYSSQLAQMQCMIGSVESQLGEIRADLERQNQEYQVLLDVRARLECEINTYRGLLESEDSKLPCNPCAPDYSPSKSCLPCLPAVSCSSGAVRATNSPRPVCVPCPGGRF from the exons ATGGCTTCCAAATGCCTCAAGGCCAGCTTCTCCTCTGGATCCCTCAAGAGCCCAGGTAAAGCTGGAGGGGGCTCCACTCGAATGACCACAATGTACTCCAGCAGCTCTTGCAAGCTGCCAAGTCTTTCCCGGGGAGcccggagtttctctgtgtgttctgcTGGCCTGGGTAGAAACAGTTACAGGGTTTCCAGCTGCCTTccagctctctgcctccccatgggaggctttgccACCAGCTACAGCACCAGTGGAGGTTGGTTTGGGGAGGGCATCCTCACTGGCAATGAGAAGGAGACCATGCAGGTCCTGAATGACCGCCTGGCCAGCTACCTGGAGAAGGTGCGGCAGCTGGAGAAGGAGAATGCCAGCCTGGAGAGCCGCATTCGAGAGTGGTGTGAGCAGCAGGTGCCCTATATGTGTCCCGACTACCAGTCTTACTTCCGGACCATGGAGGAGCTCCAGAAGAAG ACTCTTTGTAGCAAGGCAGAGAATGCCAGGCTGGTGGTGCAGATTGACAATGCCAAGCTGGCTGCCGATGACTTCAGGACCAA GTACGAGACGGAGGTTTCCCTGCGGCAGCTGGTGGAGGCTGACATCAATGGTCTGCGCAGGATCCTGGATGACCTGACTCTGTGTAAGGCTGACCTGGAAGCACAGGTGGAGTCTCTGAAGGAAGAATTGCTCTGCCTCAAGAAGAATCATGAGGAG GAAGTGAACTCACTGCGCTGCCAGCTTGGCGATCGGCTCAATGTtgaggtggatgctgccccacctGTTGATCTGAACCGTGTTCTGGATGAGATGAGGTGCCAATATGAGACCTTGGTGGAGAATAACCGGAGGGATGCAGAAGACTGGTATGACACCCAG ACCGAGGAGCTGAATCAGCAGGTCGTGTCCAGCTCGGAGCAGCTGCAGTCCTGCCAGGCAGACATCATTGACTTGAGACGCACCGTCAACTCCCTAGAGATTGAGTTGCAGGCCCAGCAGAGCATG AGAGATGCTTTGGACTCCACCCTGGTAGAGACAGAAGCCCGCTACAGCTCCCAGCTGGCCCAGATGCAGTGCATGATCGGCAGCGTGGAGTCCCAGCTTGGTGAGATCCGGGCTGACCTGGAGCGTCAGAACCAGGAGTACCAGGTGCTGCTGGATGTCCGGGCCCGGCTGGAGTGTGAGATCAACACGTACAGGGGCCTGCTGGAGAGTGAGGACAGCAA GCTTCCCTGCAACCCGTGTGCCCCTGACTACTCACCCTCCAAATCATGCCTCCCCTGCCTTCCAGCAGTCTCTTGCAGCTCCGGAGCAGTGCGCGCAACCAACAGCCCCCGCCCTGTCTGTGTTCCCTGCCCAGGGGGCAGGTTCTGA